CACGTGTGTGGCCCAACCTGGCCTGGCGAGAAATCAGACTGGTGACATCTTGGACTATGAAGTGGCAGGACTGGAAGGCATGTCACCTGGCCTGGCCTGGAGCGGCACTGTTAAGAGAACTCTCTGTAACCAGGGACGTGTCCTGTCTGTGCCGAGTCAGCTGCCGGGGCCCACGGGTGACTACCGAGCACTTACAACGTGACTACTACATCTGAAAAGCCaactgtacttttattttattttaagttaacgTAGCTTCATACGGCACCTGGTTACCTTTCCGGACAATGCGGTTTTAAACAGATAGTCCTTTAGGCTCCACTGACACCATGGGGCTAACGTTTCCCCCAGAATCACAGGAGGCACCGACCCTAGAGACTGACACCTTGGCCCAAAGCCCACCTTGCTGGGCTTTAGAAATACCTAAGGTGGCGCCTCAGCCACAGCACAGAGCCATGggtttctctcctcccctcgGCAAAAGGCAGCTAGCGGTCAAGGTCCACAGTGGGTGGAACTTATTGACAAGGTGTCTACAGACCCACTTCAGAAGCTCAGAGTAAGAGACAGACGAAGAAAGCATCTGTTCCACCACTAGATTCTCACTCCCTGAGGAGGAGAGGCATGTCAACATCGGGCACTACGAGTGTGAGACAAAGCCCTCAGCCCCCACGTGGCCCAGAAGCAGGGAGtgcaggccccctcccccaacaaggGAATagcagacaggaaaaaaaaaaatagaaaaacagaacgTTTACCTGTTGTGGACTTTTAGATAATATTTGCTGAGGAACTTTTTATGACATGTGGGGCATTCAACCGGCACCGCTCTACCTTTTCTGCTCTCAGCCGGCTCGGCTGCCAGGGAACCTGTGCTCAGGGCTGGCTCTGCAGCACAGGGCTTTCTGATCATGTTTGATTTCCTCCTGGTTGGCAAGGCCTCACTCTCAGAAACATAATCACCATCCCCGTCGTCCTCAACTTGAACCACCACTTCCCACTAGAGCAGAAAAGGCAGCAGGAGGCAAGGTCACCAAATGAACCATTAGGAGTTCTGGGGGCAGATCTACAGGGCAGTCGGCTCATTCCAGTTCCATCCCAAGATGACTCCCTTTATCGGTGACTATTCCCATCAAGGTCCTAGGGCAGGCCTCCTCGGAATCTTGGATTTGGAGGGCAGTGACTGTGGTGAACTGGAAGTTTGGCTGGACTTCACTACCCTGGGGAAACACCTGTAACCCTGAAGCCAGCTACCCAACCCCAAGAAGCTGCCAACCCTGGACAGCTGTGACTCACAGGAAGGTTAGCTGGAGGCTGCAGGATGGAGCCGGATTCCTACGTTTGGAGGAAACCTATTCCAGCCCCACCTAATGAAGATTCTATCTTGGGGTCCAGACTATCCCAGAAAAGTGTCAGtgtctccaccaccacccccaactcCTACCTCCCCATTCCCAGCACCCTGGGCACAGTACCTCATTATTCCCGCCCTGCAGCTGGACACCTTCAGCCTCAAAGGGTCTTGGAGGTGCTTTGCAATCCTCAGGCTCCTTGTCTTCTGGGGGACAAAGCTTCAAGGCTTGCTTGAGTTTCCCACGGTGGAAGGAGGGGCCCTCACTCGGGGCCGGGAGACCAAGCTGGGGCCTTTCGGGGCTGTGACTGCCACTGATCTCCTGGTCTCTGGGGACTTGACCCAGTGTCTTCGaaacttcctcttcctccaagcCTGCTGGCTCCTTGAGGTGGCTGTTTACATTCCGGGGGGTAGGTTTCCCCAGCCCACTCTGGCCACTTGATGCCTGCCCCACTGAGGTTTTGGGCTTGAAACTCTGGCAAAGCTCCACAGCCTCTGGCACTCGCAACTCCCTTGCTGCCAAAAGCACCTGATCCCGGTTTCCGGAGGTGAGAGCAAGGTGACCAGTATAGAAAAAGTCCAACAGGAGACCAAAGATCTCAGCAAAGCCGGCAGGGAGGACAACACTGCCCCCTGAGCCATCCCCATAGAGGCTCTGGAAGAAGTGGCTGCAGCAGGCAAGGACACTCCAGTGTGCCTTGAACACCAGGCCTCCCACGTCCAGGGTGGCATCGCAGTACTGGCCCTTCTCTCGCTGCTTGTTGAGCTCCTGCAGAACCCTCACACTGTGCTGGATGAAGGAGCCGTCCATGGTCTGTCTGGAGAAGAGGAAGGTAGAAGTGACATCCTGGCAAGCCCAACCCAGGAGTAGCATGGGGAAGCCCCTGGACTGGGGAGAACAAAAGGGGAGGTGGACGGTACTTGGTCATGTTTATCTCAACGAGGGCTTAGGTCAACGTTAGAGGAAGTCAGCTCAGACAGGAATAGACTGAACACCTCCCTGGGAGTGGGAGCCAGGTGAGCAGGCCATACTGGGTGGGCCAGAGACAGTGTGTGGCGGGGGCACAGACGGACTAGGTTGGGGACGGAAGCATGGCTTGGCGGAGAACAGGACAGGGTCGTGAAGAGGTGCGGGTGGAAGGAATCAGTGTGGGGGAAAGAGACGGAGAATCAGAGCGAACTGATCGGCCTGGCAGAGCGAGGGGACCCGTGGCAGGGAAGCTGCGGGTGCGGACAGGTGAGCAGAACCCACGCCGTGCCCACACGTCCGGGGCGGCCGGGCGGAAGGCGGTCGCAGTCACACTCCAGTTGGCGGCCACGGCGGCCCGCAGCCCTTCCCTCCCACACCCTGCTGCCTCCGAACTCCTCACCCGGGCCTGTCCTCCCTACGACGGCCCCACAGACCCCGGACCTCGTCGCCTCCAGAGCCCCACTGACCAACTGCCCGGGCGGTACGTGCCCGGCCGACCGTACGGAGAcgccgccgtcgccgccgccgccgccgccgccgccggacGTGACGTCAGGGAGCGCCGGACGCGCTGGGAAACCAGGAGGTACAGGGCTTCTAGCTCCGCCCCTGGGGCGGGACCAGGCAGAGAACGGCCAATGGTATCAGGAGAGGGGGCTTGGCCCAGATCGCTCTGCCAGGGCTGACGTCCCCGAGTTGCTTAGCAACGTCAAGCTGCGCCCTCGGGGCTGGGGCCGAGTGCCGGGGTTCCGGCTGCGGTCGGCTCCCGCGGCGTCCGCAGTTGAGGAGGCAGCGCCCCACCCTCGCTTCAGACAGCTAGAGCAGCCAGGACGCATGTTTCACCGCTTTattggcagctcggagcctggactgGACTCCCGTGAGCGTACACTACCCGAGCCAAGACAGGAGTCCAAAAGGCCTCCCGGAGGGCGCGGGGCCCGCTCGCCTCGCTCGACCTTCGACCCTCAGGGCAGGGGAGGCGCCCCTACCCCACCTTCTAccccttcaccccccaccccccacctccccggctaggccctgccctccccactggTCAGGTGGAGCCGCAGCGCCTCGTGTACTCCTGGATGGAGGCCTGGAAGTGCTCTGTGCTGTTGAGATCTGGGCGGCACAGGATCACGTAGCACTTGGGGAGGAAATAACCGCTGAAGCCGCCACTCAGGCTGCTCAGCGCCGCCAGCACGTTGACCGCGGGCAAGTACTTGCCCTGGTAGACGCTGGCCGTGGTGAAGAAGGCAATCCAGGACACGAAGTTGAGCAGCAGACTGAAAGTGACACATTTGGCCTCGTTGTAGTTCTCTGGCAGGTCCTTGCCCAGGTAGCTGCAGGCAAAGGCGCTGACGGACAGGAGGCCATTGTAGGCGAAAGCCAACATGAAGCCCAGTGAGTTGGCCTCTGTGCAATCAAGCACCACCAGCTCAGGGAAGACCTGGTACTCCCTGGTGGGCAGTGGGGTCCACACCGCCAGCCAAGTTAGACAGATGAGCAGCTGGGCCATTGAGCTGATCACCACAAATAGGCCAGGACCGTGGTTTTGGACCCAGGCACGGTAGAAGGTGGGTACCTTGGCAGAAAACTTGAAGATGAAGACCAGTTGGAAGGAGCGGATGGTCAGGCAGGACAGGAAGATGGCAAAACCCAGGGCAAGGAGGCTTTGGCGCAACAAGCATGTGGGCAGCGTGGGCTCCCCAAAAAAGCCATAGAGCCCACAGCTGCCCCCTGCCAGGGAGCCCAGCATGAAGAAGCACAGTCGGCCCCCAGCAGACTTCACCACAGGGGTGTCTAAGTGCCAGGCAAACAGGCCAGCAGTCCCagtcaccagcagcagcagcaacgtATTAGCTGCCAGCAGCACCCAAGAGATGGTCTCGTGCCAAGTCAAAAACACCACGGTGCGTGGAAAGCAGGTTTCACTTCCCGCAGGTGCCCACTCTTCTTTCCCACAAGGCTGGCAGCTGTGGAGGTCTGGAAGAAAAGGTGGAGGGGGCTCCTGAGAGCTAGATGAGCAGAGCAGGAATGAGGAAGGGAAGCCATGTAGGCCTGTAAGGTGCTGGGAGCGCTGTACCACAGAAGCTGGGCTCCTACTGCACACAGCGAGATAGGGGGTAGCCCTGAGTGGGGCCCCGCGGCCAAGTGTTTCCTCCAGATGCCTGTGTTAATTGCAGATTCTGGAGACCCTTGCGTAGGTTCTGTATGGCTTATGATCCCAGAAGGGGCTTGCAAACCAAGAGATCCTTAGAGAGGGCCTTACTCTGGTAGCTCTGCCCACATGCCAGTGAGGCTATGATCCAATAGGAGCAACCAGCCCCAAAGGAAGGGCATTTTCATCTCCCCAGCACTTCCATTACCCAAAGCCACGTATCTGTGCCGCCATTCTGTGGTTTCTCTGACTCTCTGAGAACAGAAGAGATGTGTTCTCACGCCCACAGAGATAGTAAAAGGAAAGAACGTGGCTCACAgagtccagctctgggctgagccCTTAGCTACCTGAGTTTGCTCTCTGATCTTGACCTTGCATCATCACTGGGTGGAGTATGCTATGTTTCTTGTCTGCGGATACAATAGTATCTGCATCAAGGCCAAGCTGTCCAAGGTGCTGGCTGTCTTTGGCAGGGGCAACGGAAGGGACTTCACACAGACAGCATGGGAGGGGACAAGGGAACATAATTACATCTGTTCGCATAAAAAGGTTGAATTTAGGATAAAATTGCATCTGCAGGGATTGCATCAGGAGCCCTCTAGTAAAAGACACAGTGGACCTGAGGATTTCAACTGgttgtttgtttctgcttcatCAGAACTCAATCTCGTGGCAAATATTCTACAACGTGTACCTAAACTGGCAACAGAGGGAGCAAGGCTCTGGTTCTGCACATGCGTGGCCCAAGGGAGATCCCCTCATCTGCCATACAGACCCTGGGAGTGCCCAGTCATTCTCCCACTCATTTGGACACTCACCGCTCTTGTTGAGGAAGTTCCCGGCCTCACAGGGCACACACTCAAAGCAACAGTGGTAGAAACCCGAAATCACTCGCTGGTGCCCTTCGAGGCAGTCGCTGGAGCACACAGACTTTGGCACCTGCAAGAAGCCACAGGTGTTCTGGAACCACATGGAGTGGCCCAAGTCAAGGGATGCTCACATGGCGAATGGGAATCTCCGTGCATCTGCCTTCACAGCTCACTCCCAGGGCACAGCCCCTGGTTGTGTATACCAGCTGCAGCCGGCCATCTGTGTGCGGTCTGTGGGGCTTCCCTGGCAGGGCTGGATAGAGCCACGTTGGCCTGGCACCCGGGGCCCCCTCCTGCTCCGTGTGAGCTGTGTCGACAGTgacttcaggctccaggctgcccgTAAGGCGGTGACTTGGTGAGTGACCATGGCTCCATTACCTGGTTGTCCTTCCCATGCCACcggattttggttttatttatgtcCAGATGAACTGGAGGCCACATGGAGGAGCCAATGACCCTGAAGTTCCACTTGGGGCCACTCCAGTCCCAGGCAATTATGTCGTAGCCACTGAGAGGGTCCCCGTTGTCATTAAACCTCACGGTGTCCTTGTGTAGGAGGAAATTCACCTTGCGGATCTGCTCCAGAAGCTGAGATAAACGGGGATCATGGAGCAGCCACAGATGACGCAGGCTGCTCCTCCTCAACCTCCCAGACCCGGAAGGCTTAGGAAGCAAATGCTTCTATTTGGGTGGTTTCAGTCTGTCTGGAAATTCAGAGCCCCCTCCCTTCCAAGGAAGCCCCTCAACCCTCCCAACTGGCCTCCTGAGTGAGAGGAAGCTTCTAAAAAGGCCCCCTTTCCAGAGATTTTTAGTCCTGGGTCTGGAGCATGGTGGTGGGaggggctgaggtcagagaagtgaaGCCCAAGAGAAGGAATTAGCCTTCTGATGGGTGGcctttgtcccccacccccggcacTCAGTTGGCCAGAGAGGGATCACTCTGTTTGCCTTAGGAAAGCACCCCATTTCAGGGTGCCGGGGTCTGGGCTACCTTACCTGCCAGGGGTAGACTCGGTCCCTGGAACAGGCTCCAGAGGCACAGCCTAGGAGCTGGTGGAGGCCATGGGCCACTGCGTAGACTGCCCGGTAGGCATTATAAGCAGAGCTCATGGAGAATGCCCCGAGCGTGGGCATCTGCTCTGCCGTGAAAGCCCGACACTCTCTACAGAGCTGGTTGCTGCTGCACTCGGAGGTCCTGGAGCAAGGCCCAGGGGCCCCCTTATCTGCCTGGACATAGGCCTCTTCAAACTCCTTCAGGCCAGGGACAAGCCTCTGCTGGATGGCCACACCCAGCACCGTGCCAATGCCCTGGATCCCGGGCACATTGCTGATGTGTCTAGAGATGGCCCAGTCTTCTGAGGCGATCCACACTTTGGCAGTCAGGTTGGCCAGCACCACGGACTCAAAGAACACCCTGGCCAGCTGTCTGCTGGAGAAAACGACCACAACGGTGGTCCTCGCTCGGGCCAGGTGGTGCATGATGCCCTGCATCCTCTCGTCGCCCGGCCGGGCAGAGAAGGGGATGATGTCCTTGAAGGCAACGCAGATGCCCTGCTGGGTGGCCTGCTCCTCCAGCGCCTGCACCCCCAGCTGCCCGTAGTCGCCGTCGCTGCCGACCACCGAGATCCAGACCCACCCGAAGCTCTGCAGCAGCAGCACCATGGTCTGCACCTGGTGCTTGTCGCTGGGGATGGTGCGCAGAAACGAGGGGTAATGCCGCTTCACTCCGAGCGTCACGCTGCTGGCCTCGTAGCTGATCTGCggaggggggccggggggggggggggttcagttCAGCGACTTCAGTGGCCTTGGCCTCAACTCAGGGCCTCCAAGTGCTGGCCCTGTGCTGGGCGCGGGGACCCGAGGAGGAGGGAGACATGGTCCCAGCCCTGGCTCTCAAGGAGAGCTCTGGTGGACTAGGAGGCCGACCAGCTACATCTAAAGAAGAGGCAGAAACCCAGGGGGAGGTTTgtgggagaagaaggggaagagaacaaAAGCTACACCCAGTGAGAGAACTGACCCAGGAGGTTGGAAGCCGGAAGAAGGAGCACAAAAGTAGGCGTGTCTGGTCAGGGCAGGAGGCCCTACTCCTGGCACTAAGGTAACTAAGATACTTGGTCTTTATCTGCAGGCCCTGGGGAGCCCCTTAAATGTCTAGGCAGAGAGGTAATCTGCCCAGACTTGTGTTTCAGGGGTGTATCTGATTTCAGTGAAGAATGTGTTAGAAAAGGCTCAAGACCAGAGTCAGGAAGAACTCTCTAGGAGACTGCTGGAATCATCCCGAAGAGACAGCTTGGCAGCCTGAGTTTGAGCCGTGGCAGCGGTGACGGAGAAGAGGGATGGGCCCGGCAGCTCATAGAAGGTAAAAGCAGAGGCCGTGGTGGTGGGCtaactgtgggggtgggggaaggaggaatgtAGGTGGCCCACCGGGTTCCTGGCTTGAGTGGAGGTGGTCACTCTTAAGGCAAGTGGGCAGGAAGCAGAGAGGCTTGAGTTGTATAGGGAGGTAGGTTCAGCTGGGGGGCCCACCGGATGCATGAAGTGGAGACCCCGGAAGAGCAGCCAGAAATGAGGCTCAGTGCTTAGAACTCAGGACAGAAGCTAGGGAATGGGCGGTGGAGCCGTGGGGCCACGGCCTGTGGAGAGGTTCTGAATGAACTGCCCCAAGATCTGCCACCTTGGCGTGTGGGTTAATTTCCAGTTGAAAATAATCAAGGTGCAAAAGACCCAGGGGGAAACTTTGTCCTTTCCCCTAACTGCCCAAAAGAATTTAGAGAGCTAAGCTGCCCCAGGTTCAGGAGCTGTCACCATAGAGAATTACATTACAATAGGAACTGGGGGGggtaagcggggggggggggggggggaacctagCAAAGTCCGATTTGTTAAAATTCCTCTCcatgtcccattgtttctggaTGGCCCAGCAAACATTGTGTAATGCACATTCACTCTCTCTTCTCCTATGAattgtcttcctttcctttgaagtCTGACCCCTACCCACTTCTCCATAGTTCAGGATAGCAGATAAGCCTCACTTTGCCTGTCTTTGAACCTCTCATGTTTATGTAGATTCCCTGTACATACGTGATTTTGACTTTCTCCTGTTGATCTGTGTCACATCAACTTAATCTTTAGACCAGCCAGAAGAATCTTGAAGAGTAGGGAAAGTTGTTTGCTCCCAGCACCTGCCTGGGAAAGGGAGCGGTCCTGCACTCTGGGAATCATCCACTTTTtcagaagggggcgggggggggggaggagattctccaaaggagactgagaaggaggaggaggagaaggaagtgcCACAAGTGAGAGGGAGGTGGCAGGTCATAAATGCCGAGGCAAGAGCGTCACTGAAGGACTGGTCAAATTTGTCACAAAGTCGTCATGTCAAGCAAAGAAGGGCTGAAAAGCATTTGCTGGACCTGGAGATCTAGAAAGCCCTGGAGATCACAAGAGCAGGAGTGGTGGTGCAGCAGTCAGGGCAGGGGCCCGGGAAGCAAGTGATGAGAGGGAGAAGCAAACAAGAAGAGAGAGCTCAGTGCACAAGTTTCCACGGAacgagggcagagagagggcagctCTAAGACCACAGGTGCCTGGAAGACGGAGAGGGGTAAAGCCAGCTTATAGGCGGAGGAGGAAGCCTAGGACAGGCctatgagcagaggagagggtgaGGCCCAGGAGGACAGcattggagggggagggggaccacACCTCTGAGCctgagctgggagggagggaaggaagactggaaggaggagggtggggagaagtaGACAAGTGTGTGAGGTGGGAAACAAAGGGTGTTCCATTCTTCACAGAGGAGATGGAATGGAGGGGGCAGAGCAAAGGGCAGCAGTTTCAAAGGAGACGGTTTTTCTCAGGACATTGAGGCAGGGAGGTCTGGATGCAGCACTTGGGGAGGAAGGGATGCTGGGGCGGGGACTGTGAAGGGGGCAGGGCCCCTTGCAATGTGaccacccaggagacccagggGGCCAGAGTGGGCATGGCAGCtcttgccccacccccctccaccagcCCACGCTGGACCTGCCGGCAGGGGAGATGGACAGGCCCCCGGGCTCCAGCTCACCAAGGGCACCAGGAAGGGGCTCAGCAGGGCTGCAGTGGTGGCTGCGTGGTTGGTGGTGTCAGGCCCAATGACAGCCAGGGCGGCAGGCGAATAGTGGGAAGGGTCTGCTCGGATCTCTATGTGATGTGTCCCCAGCAGGGAGAGCACGTTTAGTGTGGCATACATGTTGGCAGACTCCGAGCACACGTCGTACAGCTGGTATCCCAGGGTGACGTTCGGCAGGAGGGCCGTGGAGTTGTTTATCTCCTCGATGCCAAACCGCATGGCCTGGAAGAGGTGGTAGCCGTGACCGTTGAAGCTGTCGGGCCTGTAGAGAAAGCCAAGCTGAGAGCTCAGAAGGGCAAGGCCTTGCCGAGACCCTCTTggcgtcgggggtggggggaagcgtAGAAAGGAAACTCGGAGGGCATCTGTCCCGTCCCCTACCACCATGACCTCACTGTGGGCCCTGTACCATACACTCAGCTGTGTTAACAGGCCTTTgggtgggcggcggggggggggggttacaaCTTGGAGAAACCACAAACCATTCCTCCCTGGATGAGCATATTAGTGTTGAAAGGCTGATGAAGTCCTGTAGCAGGGAAACCTGCGTGAGTCAGGgttctgcagagaaacagaaccagttggatagagagacagaaagagaagtttattttaaggaattggttcacatgATTGTGGGGCTGGCAAGTCTGGCGTTTGCAGGGCAGGCTGGAAATGCCCTCAATGGTCAAAGCTGCAGTGTTGAGTTCGAaggcagaatttcttcctttttggggggacctcaatcttttcttttaaggtcTTCAACtggttggatgaggcccacccacacaaTGAAAAGCGATCTGCTTTACTCACCCTGTTGGTTTAAATGTTAACCTTCACAGCCccatctagactggtgtttggCCAAACAACTGGGCACCATACCCCAGCCAGGTTGATGTATAAAATTAACCACACACCTGTCGAACCTCGTTTACCTAGTATCTCTCTCATCAGGACACTTGTGAACGTGGTGAGGGCTTGTGTTCCTCAGTGCCTCTCGGGAGCTGCTGACTGGATCCCAACAGGAACACGGTTCAGCTCTGCTTGAAGAGTGTGCTAGCACGTTTCACTTTCCAGCCCTTCTGCTTGTTAGAAGGGTCTTCTGCCATTTCCATCACTTGTGTCCATGAGTCCCTCAGAGGGTGCTCATTGCCTCCCACGGTGACACCTTCAGAAGCGGACATCCATGTGTCTCCTCTTCCCCAAGTCTCCTCTACCTGGGCTCCTATCTGTAGCTCTTCGGGCCAGTCCTCATGCACCAGACTCTCCAGAACCTTCTTCCTCGAACCCTGGCTGTTTGCCTTGGCCTTCCGGGCCTGCGGTCCTACTCAGGAACTGGGCAGGGTGAGGGCACAGGTGCAAACCAGGTGGCGGCCGCTGCCCCTCCCTCTGGATGGTTGTGGGTTCTGCTCTCGCTCTGGTGCCTGCGGCTTCACCTGGCTCAGAAAGGGAGCCCAGGCGTCTTGAGGGTAGAGGTGACTGTCAGATGTGCGTCATGTTTAAGGCATCCTGCCACTGAGTCCCAATGAGTCCTCGAGCCTCCCAAGCCCGTGACTTGCACAGATGACAAATAACTATCTTCTTTAGGAGggaaacatatttttctctattaggCTGTCAACTTCCCAAAGGCAAGGCACCAATCTCAGGTATCTCTGCTAGGTTCCCAAAGCATATACTCCCAgtgccttccctctcctcctcacttGCCATCGGGGAGACACAGGAGTTTGAacctggggaggagtggggaggacaTGAAAGCAGGGGAAAACCTAACTACGTACTTACGTCCCAAAGCCCAGAAATGACCGGAACGGGTTTAGAATACAAAGCACTCGAACAGCCAGGACAAAATCACGTATTACAAAGCAGAACCTGGGCAGAAGTGCCAGGGAAGGTCCAGCCAAGGCTTGAAGGTGGTGACCACAGgatggggagggatgggaggCGGCTCGGGAGGCAGAAAGGGCAAGATCCTCactgaggaggacagaggatgggCAGAGGTCCTAGAGGCACAGGACCCCTCACTCACCTGTCACAGAGGGTCACCGTGGGCCGGTGCCTCACGCCCGGACAGTCAGAGTGTAGAGGGAACAGACCTGCCAGGAGGTAATCCCCAGGGAGGCTGAAGTCGGCAGACGTCTCTGTGCTGTGGCAGCTGAGAGCCcagcagcaggagagggagagctgCAGGCCGACCAGGTGAGCCGCCGGGAGTGACATGCTGGCCAGTCCGTCCTGTGCCTGGCATGGCCAGCCAGCACCCTCTGACCAGCTCGGCCGTTTAAATAGAATAGACAGCGGCTGCCCAGATGCTTCCCAACTTCACGCCTGTgccaggggtggggctggaacccagtcATAGGAACCCGGCTGTTTGCCTTGGCCTTCCGGGCCTGCTGTCCTACTCAGGAACTGGGCAGGGTGAAGGCACAGGTGCAAACCAGGTGGCGGCCGCTGCCCCTCCCTCTGGATGGTTGTGGTTCTGCTCTCGCTCTGGTGCCTGCGGCTTCACCTGGCTCAGAAAGGGAGCCCACGCGTCTTGAGGGGCAGGGGTCAGAGGAAGGCAGGGACACTGCTTCTCTGGGGGACAGAATGTGGAGAGAGCTGTGGGTTTTACACTTTTtacctgggcctcagtttaccaaATGAGACTGACTTTAAGTTGACCTCCTCCCAGTCCTCAGTTTTCTGACACTGAAATTTTGGGTGAATCATCCTGGGTTCGCCTTCTTTTCCAGGGTGTCCCCCTTCAGCCCAAAGACAACTGCATGCAAACACGGTATGCAAATAGACTGGTTTTGTTTAAACTGCCAGTCCTGGCTCTTtttctgccagaaaaaaaaaaacaattccaagtGGATTTCCGGAGATGTGGCCCTGGATTCCGAGTGGGGTATCTGGCCGGGGTGGGGCTTTTGCATAATGTAAATAGGGCCCTCGGTGGGACGGCCCCACGTGGTGTGACCTAGGCTGCCGCCCCTGCCGCTCCAGGCCGGCAGGAGCCTCCGGGAGGCCTGCGGGAGCCCACGTGCGCTGCCGCGGGCGGCCGGCAGagggcgccccccacccccggcctctaCTTTCCGCCGCACGACGGGCCGAGGGGCGGAGCGACCGGATCTCGGGAGATTCTCGCGCGGCAGGCGCCCGTGGCCAACATGGCGGACGCCCAGTTGCTTCTCAAGCGGGGTCCTTCCCGCTCCACGTGGCTGCGGGCCCGCAAGGCTCGGCCCCAGCTCGTCCTCAGCCGCCGGCCCCGCCGCCGGCTCGGGACCCTGCGCTGGTGCGGCCGGAGGCGCCTGCGGCGGCGGCTGCTACAAGCCCAGGCGGCCGGCGCGGACTGGCGGGAGAGCGGCTGCCTGGTGTCGCGCTCGGCCGCCCGGAGGCCCAAGACCGCggcccccagcccggccccggCCGCGGCCCCCGCCCCGAGTTGCCCCACGACCCTCCCCATCCCGCCGGTGCGGCCGGCCGGCCCGGGCCGCGCCTTGCTGCTGCTGCCGCGGGACCAGGTGGGTCGCGCCGGTGGGGGGAGGCTGGCCGGCCGCgatcggggagggggggggtggatggggaGCAGCTCCGGGACTCGCGGGCTGGGAGAAGACCGTGCGGGCTCTGCGGCCCCGGGTCGAGAGCGTTCCTCCTGGCGGCGGTGCTGAGCAGGGGGTGACTAGGAACCTGTTGTGGAGCTCTAGGCTTTGAGAGCCGAAGGGAATTTAATAGCAGGAAATAATAGGACCAGCTCACGTTTACGGGGTGCTTAGAGAGGCCGGGCTCTACGTTCTAAGTGTTTTAGGTTTGTGAACCCTTTTAATACTCTCAGCTCTATGGAGTCATTACCTTCATTTCCGTAAATGTTTACGGACGAAGAAACTGAGGTATAGTTTGGGTAACTTGCTGAAAGGTAAAGGCTGAAAGTAGGGGCAGAGCTAagactcaaacccaggcagcTTAATTTCAGGACCTGGGCTCTTCACTTGGATGCTGGTGTGGGAGGTCTTCCTGCAGTGTCGGGGGGATGTGAAAGCCCAGGAACGggagaaacttggcaggcagTGGGCCTTGGTAGAGATAGGTCTGTGACAGCTGCAGAGCCCAGTTCATGGGACCCGcttgtttttcatgtgtctgtataCACCAGCCATCTCTGTAGCTGTGGTGGGATATGAAATTAGGTTAAGGATAATCAGTACC
Above is a window of Panthera uncia isolate 11264 chromosome C1 unlocalized genomic scaffold, Puncia_PCG_1.0 HiC_scaffold_4, whole genome shotgun sequence DNA encoding:
- the TAS1R1 gene encoding taste receptor type 1 member 1; this encodes MSLPAAHLVGLQLSLSCCWALSCHSTETSADFSLPGDYLLAGLFPLHSDCPGVRHRPTVTLCDRPDSFNGHGYHLFQAMRFGIEEINNSTALLPNVTLGYQLYDVCSESANMYATLNVLSLLGTHHIEIRADPSHYSPAALAVIGPDTTNHAATTAALLSPFLVPLISYEASSVTLGVKRHYPSFLRTIPSDKHQVQTMVLLLQSFGWVWISVVGSDGDYGQLGVQALEEQATQQGICVAFKDIIPFSARPGDERMQGIMHHLARARTTVVVVFSSRQLARVFFESVVLANLTAKVWIASEDWAISRHISNVPGIQGIGTVLGVAIQQRLVPGLKEFEEAYVQADKGAPGPCSRTSECSSNQLCRECRAFTAEQMPTLGAFSMSSAYNAYRAVYAVAHGLHQLLGCASGACSRDRVYPWQLLEQIRKVNFLLHKDTVRFNDNGDPLSGYDIIAWDWSGPKWNFRVIGSSMWPPVHLDINKTKIRWHGKDNQVPKSVCSSDCLEGHQRVISGFYHCCFECVPCEAGNFLNKSDLHSCQPCGKEEWAPAGSETCFPRTVVFLTWHETISWVLLAANTLLLLLVTGTAGLFAWHLDTPVVKSAGGRLCFFMLGSLAGGSCGLYGFFGEPTLPTCLLRQSLLALGFAIFLSCLTIRSFQLVFIFKFSAKVPTFYRAWVQNHGPGLFVVISSMAQLLICLTWLAVWTPLPTREYQVFPELVVLDCTEANSLGFMLAFAYNGLLSVSAFACSYLGKDLPENYNEAKCVTFSLLLNFVSWIAFFTTASVYQGKYLPAVNVLAALSSLSGGFSGYFLPKCYVILCRPDLNSTEHFQASIQEYTRRCGST